A single region of the Oenococcus kitaharae DSM 17330 genome encodes:
- the rlmD gene encoding 23S rRNA (uracil(1939)-C(5))-methyltransferase RlmD: protein MSKNNRPNLVKNQELVGDVIDLTYEGLGVVKIDDFPIFVSDSLPGEKISFAITRVLNSYAFARVLKRLTTSPDRVISEHADMIASGIAPLVNLAYPAQLAFKREQVRQLFHKAGLDQVEVLPTIGMANPTHYRNKTVVPIKFQQGRLTTGFYRRGSHKLVPINDYYLNDPKIDAAVGIARDVLNRFGVSAYDEITREGLLRYLMVRRGYVTGQMMLAIVATGKKLPQEKAVVAAIKKTLPDLTSLILNYNPKQTNVQLGLDNRVLYGSPVIHDTLLGLDFEIGVNSFYQVNPQTTAVLYQKAAEMADLAGDELAIDAYSGIGTIGLYISSQVKKVIGVEVVAPAVADAKKNMQANHIQNAEYIAADAPEQFVKWAQAGIRPDVVFVDPPRKGLSPELIEAVGQMQPKKFVYVSCNPATLVRDVVLLRQQGYQVAKPVQPIDQFPQTMHVECVLLMTRV, encoded by the coding sequence GTGAGTAAAAATAATCGTCCTAATTTGGTTAAAAATCAAGAATTAGTCGGGGATGTCATCGATTTGACCTACGAAGGGCTCGGGGTCGTCAAAATTGATGACTTTCCGATTTTTGTTTCCGACAGCCTGCCAGGCGAGAAAATCTCTTTTGCAATTACGCGTGTTTTAAATTCTTATGCCTTTGCTCGTGTGCTAAAACGACTGACCACTTCACCGGACCGCGTGATTAGCGAGCATGCCGACATGATTGCCAGTGGCATCGCACCGCTTGTAAATCTCGCTTATCCGGCACAGCTGGCTTTTAAAAGAGAACAAGTCCGTCAGCTGTTTCATAAAGCGGGTCTCGATCAGGTTGAGGTGCTGCCGACCATTGGCATGGCCAACCCGACTCATTACCGCAATAAGACGGTCGTACCGATTAAGTTTCAGCAGGGACGTCTGACGACGGGTTTTTATCGCCGCGGGTCGCACAAGCTCGTGCCAATCAATGACTATTATTTAAACGATCCGAAAATTGATGCTGCTGTCGGAATTGCACGTGATGTGCTGAATCGTTTTGGTGTCTCCGCTTATGACGAAATCACACGGGAAGGCTTGCTGCGTTATTTAATGGTGCGCCGTGGCTACGTCACGGGTCAAATGATGCTGGCGATCGTTGCAACTGGCAAAAAATTGCCGCAGGAAAAAGCGGTTGTTGCTGCGATTAAAAAAACTTTACCGGATTTGACCAGTCTGATTTTAAATTACAATCCCAAGCAAACTAATGTCCAGTTGGGTCTGGATAATCGTGTTCTCTATGGCAGCCCCGTGATTCATGACACACTACTGGGCTTGGATTTTGAGATTGGCGTGAATTCTTTTTATCAAGTTAATCCGCAGACGACAGCCGTTTTATATCAGAAAGCTGCTGAGATGGCAGATCTTGCCGGTGATGAATTAGCCATTGATGCCTATTCGGGAATCGGCACAATTGGCTTGTATATCTCCAGCCAAGTGAAAAAAGTCATTGGTGTGGAAGTTGTTGCACCGGCTGTCGCTGATGCCAAGAAAAACATGCAGGCCAATCATATTCAAAACGCCGAGTACATCGCGGCTGATGCGCCCGAACAATTTGTTAAATGGGCACAGGCCGGTATTCGCCCGGATGTGGTCTTTGTTGACCCGCCAAGAAAGGGCCTTTCACCAGAACTGATCGAGGCCGTTGGCCAGATGCAGCCGAAAAAATTTGTCTATGTTTCCTGCAACCCGGCCACTTTGGTACGCGATGTCGTTTTGCTTAGGCAGCAAGGTTATCAAGTGGCCAAACCTGTACAGCCGATTGATCAGTTCCCGCAGACCATGCATGTGGAGTGCGTGCTGTTGATGACACGAGTCTAA
- a CDS encoding diacylglycerol kinase family lipid kinase has product MKRARIIYNPSSGREAIQRDLVEIMKVYEKAGYETSVFETTPKAFSARDEAARAAQDGFDLVVAAGGDGTVNEVVNGISGLDKRPLMAVIPSGTTNDYARALKIPRDDLVEAAKAINKHETIKMDIGKITDGKSRLDYFMNIGALGTLSELTYEVPSMLKSLYGYLAYITKGAELITRIKSVPVRISYDDGVYEGEVSLVLLALTNSVGGFEKIVPDAKLDDGKFSLLIVEKSNIVQLFNLITKALNNGSHIKDKLITYIKTSKVAVAPLSNDQMKVNLDGEFGGVAPMAFENLQQHIEFVAETSKMRPGSRMRAQTANEVMVKRAEEEFKTASKLVKKHKEGSK; this is encoded by the coding sequence ATGAAACGAGCACGTATAATTTATAACCCTTCCTCTGGACGTGAAGCCATTCAAAGAGATTTAGTCGAAATCATGAAAGTTTACGAGAAGGCTGGTTATGAGACATCTGTATTTGAAACAACACCTAAGGCTTTTTCCGCGCGCGATGAAGCAGCACGAGCAGCTCAAGATGGGTTTGATTTAGTTGTGGCTGCCGGTGGAGATGGGACAGTTAATGAAGTCGTCAATGGCATTTCAGGTTTAGACAAACGCCCTTTAATGGCCGTTATTCCTTCTGGGACTACCAACGATTATGCGCGTGCCTTAAAAATTCCGCGCGATGATTTAGTCGAAGCAGCCAAAGCAATCAATAAGCACGAAACGATCAAAATGGATATCGGCAAAATCACCGATGGCAAATCACGCCTGGACTACTTTATGAATATCGGCGCCTTGGGTACTTTGTCTGAATTGACTTATGAAGTGCCATCCATGCTGAAGTCGTTGTACGGTTATTTGGCTTATATTACAAAAGGTGCCGAGCTGATTACGCGGATTAAATCAGTGCCAGTCCGCATCAGCTATGATGATGGCGTTTATGAAGGTGAAGTTAGCCTGGTATTGTTGGCCCTAACCAATTCAGTCGGCGGTTTTGAAAAAATTGTCCCCGATGCCAAGCTGGATGATGGCAAATTTTCTTTGCTGATTGTTGAAAAGTCCAATATTGTTCAGCTGTTTAACTTGATTACCAAGGCGCTGAATAATGGCTCGCATATCAAAGATAAGCTGATCACTTATATCAAGACGAGCAAAGTAGCCGTTGCGCCTTTATCTAATGACCAGATGAAAGTGAATTTAGATGGCGAGTTTGGTGGTGTGGCGCCAATGGCTTTTGAAAATCTCCAGCAGCATATTGAATTTGTTGCCGAGACTTCCAAAATGCGTCCCGGGTCTCGTATGCGGGCTCAGACAGCCAATGAAGTGATGGTTAAGCGGGCTGAGGAAGAATTTAAAACGGCCTCAAAATTGGTCAAAAAGCACAAGGAAGGCAGTAAGTGA